One window of the Pseudomonas knackmussii B13 genome contains the following:
- a CDS encoding ABC transporter substrate-binding protein → MTQPLSLRSLRKTLLGACLATAAVVLPFTVQAAEKLKIGTVVWAGYAPFYVADKLNLYKAHGLSVQLQFFNDPALIPTAIAGGALDGGMLTYDQVVGGVAKGQAYKVVMPIDFSNGGDAIVADKSITSVDQFKGKKIGFNPLSPSDFLLAYALKSNGLTAKDIDPLNMTPEAIPGAMASGSLPIGVTYEPNVSQILGMPGSKFHVVYSSKQAPGLITDVLVFDAKTIAKRQAAIKAMIQGYVDGLAYMQSHPDESAEIIGKVLGVSAAEAKAQMSGVYNIPLAEMGKNFEKSDATSSFFGSGAVIAQLLKDNGQIAAIPDFAQTFDASFVQAMAK, encoded by the coding sequence ATGACCCAGCCGCTTTCCCTGCGTTCCCTGCGCAAGACCCTGCTCGGTGCCTGTCTGGCCACCGCCGCCGTCGTCCTGCCGTTCACCGTTCAAGCCGCGGAAAAACTCAAGATCGGCACCGTCGTCTGGGCCGGTTACGCGCCCTTCTACGTCGCCGACAAGCTCAATCTGTACAAGGCCCACGGGCTCAGTGTGCAGCTGCAGTTCTTCAACGACCCCGCGCTGATTCCCACCGCCATCGCCGGCGGCGCGCTGGACGGCGGCATGCTGACCTACGACCAGGTGGTCGGCGGCGTGGCCAAGGGGCAGGCCTACAAGGTGGTGATGCCCATCGACTTCTCCAACGGCGGCGATGCGATTGTCGCGGACAAGTCGATCACCTCGGTCGACCAGTTCAAGGGCAAGAAGATCGGCTTCAACCCGCTCTCGCCTTCGGACTTCCTCCTCGCCTACGCGCTCAAGAGCAACGGCCTGACCGCCAAGGACATCGACCCGCTGAACATGACCCCGGAAGCCATTCCCGGCGCCATGGCCTCGGGCAGCCTGCCGATCGGCGTGACCTACGAGCCGAACGTGTCGCAGATCCTCGGCATGCCCGGCAGCAAGTTCCACGTCGTCTACTCCTCCAAGCAGGCGCCCGGCCTGATCACCGACGTGCTGGTGTTCGACGCCAAGACCATCGCCAAGCGCCAGGCGGCGATCAAGGCGATGATCCAGGGCTACGTCGACGGCCTGGCCTACATGCAGAGCCATCCGGACGAATCCGCCGAGATCATCGGCAAGGTGCTCGGCGTCAGCGCCGCCGAGGCCAAGGCGCAGATGAGCGGCGTGTACAACATCCCGCTGGCCGAGATGGGCAAGAACTTCGAGAAGTCCGACGCCACCAGCTCGTTCTTCGGCAGCGGCGCGGTGATCGCCCAGCTGCTCAAGGACAACGGGCAGATCGCGGCGATCCCCGACTTCGCCCAGACCTTCGACGCCAGCTTCGTGCAAGCCATGGCCAAGTGA
- a CDS encoding DUF5329 domain-containing protein, whose protein sequence is MRQIRNLLPLLLCLSSLALQAAPSPKATAEIDALLNFVEHSDCQFIRNGSEYSGSKARAHLQQKLDYLENKDLVNSAEDFIERAASKSSMSGKPYQVSCPGGKQEASTWLTTELKRLRQGQ, encoded by the coding sequence ATGCGTCAGATTCGTAACCTACTCCCCCTGCTGCTCTGCCTTTCCTCGCTGGCTCTCCAGGCCGCACCCAGCCCCAAGGCCACTGCGGAGATCGATGCACTGCTCAACTTCGTCGAGCACAGCGATTGCCAGTTCATCCGCAATGGCAGCGAGTATTCGGGCAGCAAGGCCCGCGCTCATCTGCAGCAAAAGCTCGACTACCTGGAGAACAAGGACCTGGTGAACAGCGCCGAAGACTTCATCGAGCGCGCCGCCAGCAAAAGCAGCATGAGCGGCAAGCCTTACCAGGTCAGTTGCCCGGGCGGTAAACAGGAGGCCAGCACCTGGCTGACCACCGAGCTCAAGCGCTTGCGCCAGGGGCAATGA
- a CDS encoding SEL1-like repeat protein has translation MRRLLLLSSLLLAACSASNSVTYPKKDFHVDRLSQTKANLTFTCKYETIPAPSADSDVLFQYARWLEKNNLLKQEPSVYAEIERLYRIASENDHYKANINLQNGAMRGHYTLKGAEHLRMSQRLIDAKVARGYFFIGYFLQQGSAGLQKDPEMALRYFRKAADEGNAEAQYYVGDKLEPSNMAPEIALQLYWCAAEQGHGEAALNLGVYLKGNKHFQTALEAFQLGVAAGDETSASFLEYGFRGPKATDELNYIGQPEDHERTERYEKIGNMLSGYSYAQPKVPEINEIVPLPPAKLPPWDGKLKWVEERKANIQPPKPSESLIQELAKAKLLDPKTGRPMPGSPAFVRARSPEPICNSGEACPRSGYWQIIGVDNYWSTVEGSTIRRFQQGERMPTLVIERRYTRLWPLPDKVTKGPESVRWVLYGDA, from the coding sequence ATGCGCCGCCTCCTGCTGCTTTCCAGTCTGCTATTGGCCGCTTGCAGCGCCAGCAATTCTGTTACCTATCCGAAGAAGGACTTTCACGTGGACCGGCTTTCACAGACCAAGGCCAACCTCACCTTTACTTGCAAATACGAGACTATCCCCGCCCCTTCGGCGGACAGCGATGTGCTGTTCCAATATGCCCGCTGGCTGGAAAAGAACAACCTGCTCAAACAAGAGCCCAGTGTGTATGCGGAGATTGAGCGGCTCTACCGAATTGCTAGCGAGAACGACCATTACAAGGCCAATATCAATCTGCAGAACGGTGCGATGCGCGGGCACTACACGCTTAAAGGCGCCGAGCACCTACGTATGAGCCAGCGACTGATCGATGCGAAGGTGGCCCGAGGTTACTTCTTCATCGGCTACTTCCTGCAACAAGGCTCAGCCGGATTGCAAAAGGATCCGGAAATGGCCCTGCGTTACTTCCGTAAAGCAGCCGACGAAGGTAATGCAGAAGCTCAATACTACGTTGGTGACAAACTGGAGCCGAGCAATATGGCTCCGGAAATCGCGCTTCAGTTGTATTGGTGTGCGGCTGAGCAGGGACACGGCGAAGCAGCACTGAATCTCGGCGTATATCTAAAAGGAAATAAGCACTTTCAAACGGCTCTCGAAGCATTCCAATTAGGCGTAGCAGCTGGTGATGAAACTTCTGCAAGTTTCTTGGAGTATGGTTTTCGGGGGCCTAAGGCAACGGACGAGCTGAATTACATTGGCCAACCTGAAGACCACGAGCGCACCGAACGTTACGAGAAAATCGGCAACATGCTTTCGGGCTATTCCTACGCCCAACCCAAAGTCCCCGAGATCAACGAAATCGTTCCGCTACCGCCGGCCAAGTTGCCGCCGTGGGATGGCAAGCTGAAGTGGGTGGAAGAGCGCAAGGCCAATATCCAACCGCCCAAACCCAGCGAGTCGCTGATCCAGGAACTGGCCAAGGCCAAGCTGCTGGACCCAAAGACCGGTCGCCCCATGCCCGGTTCGCCCGCCTTCGTTCGCGCCCGTTCGCCGGAGCCCATTTGCAACAGTGGCGAAGCCTGCCCGCGCAGCGGCTACTGGCAGATCATCGGCGTGGACAATTACTGGTCGACCGTCGAAGGCAGCACCATTCGCCGATTCCAACAAGGCGAGCGCATGCCCACTCTGGTGATCGAACGTCGCTACACCCGCCTGTGGCCCCTGCCGGACAAGGTCACCAAAGGTCCTGAATCCGTGAGATGGGTACTTTACGGCGATGCGTAG
- a CDS encoding phospholipase, giving the protein MNDLCDIVVPIALQHTNEATCTAPWFVADSEYPQMQARYKPLVNGEEAFAAVHLAIAKAKQSVNIICWGFQPSMYFVRDRRYHDDPDALSELCIGELLERKAKQGVKVRVLGWRMFWNFAGLAGEANLPGNAPYFWDATMQSATPEQHDFDHRWFSEYAVADDEAAGLAAAHRPLFVGRDFDGDERKRIEGHLREHSVDKALSDSSIWTMANSATHHQKMVLVDYELPADTVGFVMGHNMLDEYWDTDNHTALRRGRTDKPAPNRGPRGFTPRQDISCRVTGPILEYLHRNFAQAWQKETGETLPALHSDLHESAKRFPFRGGNQDDGTALMAQLLRTQAQVGVRDIEKLYLQTVNNTTQFVYVENQYFRWPPFAEALKKTVDAQMRMGRKPEEHGNVHLFVVTNDTDEGMGKGTVNTQRMLECLGRADTIPEVTKQMLIDEAKQAAPPKPRPDGPKDFYGKWRLAEWEARYGEEIKAIEQSTVHSQDIPGLKVHVCSLVAPDSPPGKPCMPVYIHSKLMIVNDVFTTHGSANLNTRSMEVDSELNIAHEWASVSQALRRRLWELHTAGMGAQDQPKDAFDAWKKMIKENRRRQGNKEQRNSPFASLVEFHYGKSTLWNLD; this is encoded by the coding sequence ATGAATGACTTGTGCGACATCGTCGTCCCCATCGCCCTTCAACACACCAACGAAGCCACCTGCACCGCCCCCTGGTTCGTGGCCGACAGCGAATACCCGCAGATGCAGGCGCGCTACAAGCCGCTGGTCAATGGCGAGGAAGCCTTCGCCGCCGTGCACCTGGCCATCGCCAAGGCCAAGCAGTCGGTGAACATCATCTGCTGGGGCTTCCAGCCATCGATGTATTTCGTTCGCGACCGCCGTTACCACGACGACCCCGATGCCTTGAGCGAGTTGTGCATTGGCGAGCTGCTGGAGCGCAAGGCAAAGCAGGGCGTGAAGGTGCGTGTGCTCGGCTGGCGGATGTTCTGGAACTTCGCCGGCCTTGCGGGCGAAGCCAACCTGCCAGGTAATGCCCCGTACTTCTGGGACGCAACGATGCAGAGCGCCACGCCCGAGCAACACGACTTCGACCACCGCTGGTTCTCCGAGTACGCGGTCGCCGACGACGAGGCGGCGGGGCTGGCGGCGGCCCACCGACCGCTGTTCGTCGGCCGCGATTTCGACGGCGACGAACGCAAGCGGATCGAGGGCCACCTGCGCGAGCACAGCGTGGACAAGGCGTTGAGCGACAGCTCGATCTGGACCATGGCCAACAGCGCCACCCACCACCAGAAGATGGTCCTGGTCGACTACGAGTTGCCAGCGGATACGGTGGGTTTCGTCATGGGCCACAACATGCTCGACGAATACTGGGACACCGATAACCACACTGCACTGCGCCGCGGGAGAACCGACAAGCCCGCTCCCAACCGTGGCCCGCGCGGCTTCACCCCGCGCCAGGACATCTCCTGCCGGGTCACCGGGCCGATCCTGGAATACCTCCACCGCAACTTCGCCCAGGCCTGGCAGAAGGAAACCGGCGAAACCCTGCCCGCGCTGCACTCGGACCTGCATGAGTCGGCCAAGCGCTTCCCCTTCCGCGGCGGCAACCAGGACGACGGCACCGCACTGATGGCGCAACTGCTGCGCACCCAGGCGCAGGTGGGCGTGCGCGACATCGAGAAGCTCTACCTGCAGACCGTCAACAACACCACGCAATTCGTCTACGTCGAGAACCAGTACTTCCGCTGGCCACCGTTCGCCGAGGCGCTGAAGAAAACGGTCGACGCGCAGATGCGCATGGGCCGCAAACCAGAAGAGCACGGCAACGTGCACCTGTTCGTGGTCACCAACGACACCGACGAGGGCATGGGCAAGGGCACAGTCAATACCCAGCGCATGCTCGAATGCCTGGGCCGCGCCGACACCATCCCCGAGGTGACCAAGCAGATGCTCATCGACGAGGCGAAGCAAGCGGCGCCACCGAAGCCGCGCCCGGATGGTCCCAAGGACTTCTATGGAAAGTGGCGGCTCGCCGAGTGGGAGGCTCGCTATGGCGAGGAGATCAAGGCCATCGAACAGAGCACCGTCCACTCGCAGGACATCCCCGGCCTGAAGGTCCACGTCTGCTCGCTGGTGGCCCCCGACTCACCGCCGGGCAAGCCGTGTATGCCGGTGTACATCCACTCCAAGCTGATGATCGTCAACGACGTCTTCACCACCCACGGCTCGGCCAACCTCAATACCCGCAGCATGGAAGTGGATAGCGAACTGAACATTGCCCACGAGTGGGCGAGCGTGAGCCAGGCGCTGAGGCGGCGGTTGTGGGAGCTGCATACGGCGGGGATGGGGGCGCAGGATCAGCCGAAGGATGCATTCGACGCTTGGAAAAAAATGATCAAGGAAAACCGAAGGCGCCAAGGCAACAAAGAGCAGAGGAATAGTCCCTTTGCCTCGCTTGTGGAGTTCCATTATGGAAAATCAACCCTGTGGAATCTCGACTGA
- a CDS encoding fatty acid desaturase family protein — protein sequence MSASLYRYADGRLPNSLALAYAFGGYFAGFALLFAWHWALNLLGTLLLAHAMIVAAYLIHEFAHGTIFAEPKNNNRAGELCSWICGSCYATFQDLRRKHMRHHVDRADVITFDTKVFLKRCPGWLRKLVLAAEWAYIPAVELIMHYYVILLPFISSSDKHRANRRRVLLTLLVRGAIFGVVAAVSIKALLLYFVAWSLMIVVLRFTDAYQHTYDAFAVLEDDARIPEDKQRDRAYEQMNTYTNVVSVRWPVLDLLLLNFAYHNAHHEKPVAPWYRLRKLHHELYGDGYAQVLPMHLLFKSFHQHRLRRVLDDDYGVVESSGERRADGFYGAVGVSFLTAV from the coding sequence ATGTCCGCATCCCTATACCGCTACGCCGACGGCCGCCTGCCCAACAGCCTGGCGCTGGCCTATGCCTTCGGCGGCTATTTCGCCGGCTTCGCCCTGCTGTTCGCCTGGCACTGGGCGCTGAACCTGCTCGGCACGCTGCTGCTGGCGCACGCGATGATTGTCGCGGCCTACCTGATCCACGAATTCGCCCACGGCACCATCTTCGCCGAGCCGAAGAACAACAACCGTGCGGGCGAACTGTGCAGCTGGATTTGCGGCAGCTGCTACGCCACGTTCCAGGACCTGCGGCGCAAGCACATGCGCCACCACGTCGACCGCGCCGACGTCATCACCTTCGACACCAAGGTTTTCCTCAAGCGCTGCCCCGGCTGGCTGCGCAAGCTGGTGCTGGCCGCCGAGTGGGCGTACATCCCGGCGGTCGAGCTGATCATGCATTACTACGTGATCCTCCTGCCCTTCATCAGCAGCAGCGACAAGCACCGCGCCAACCGCCGCCGCGTGCTGCTCACCCTGCTGGTGCGCGGGGCGATCTTCGGCGTCGTCGCCGCGGTATCGATCAAGGCGCTGCTGCTCTACTTCGTCGCCTGGTCGCTGATGATCGTCGTGCTGCGCTTCACCGATGCCTACCAGCACACCTACGACGCCTTCGCCGTGCTGGAAGACGACGCGCGCATTCCCGAGGACAAGCAGCGCGACCGCGCCTACGAGCAGATGAACACCTACACCAACGTGGTCTCGGTGCGCTGGCCGGTGCTCGACCTGCTGCTGCTCAACTTCGCCTACCACAACGCGCACCACGAGAAGCCGGTGGCGCCCTGGTATCGCCTGCGCAAGCTGCACCACGAGCTGTATGGCGACGGCTACGCCCAGGTGCTGCCGATGCACCTGCTGTTCAAGAGCTTCCACCAGCACCGCCTGCGCCGCGTGCTCGACGACGACTACGGGGTGGTCGAGTCCAGTGGCGAACGGCGTGCCGACGGTTTCTACGGCGCAGTTGGCGTGTCCTTCCTGACGGCGGTGTGA